The sequence GGTTGAAGGCTTTTTATGAACAGCGAAAATCAACATCGTGGCTCAACAATTTCGACCACTACGAACGTGAATCGGTCGGGTCGAACGGGTTTGCTATCTCCCCTGCCAAAAGTGCTACGAAAAACGCGCTGTTACTGATCAATCCACATACATCGTTTTATTTCCGGTCGGAGGTACACATGGTCAGTCAGAGTGGCTTAAACGCGTATGGGGCCGTTACCTGGGGGCAATTCTTTATCTATCAGGGCTTTAACGAAAACTGTGGCTGGATGCACACAACCAGTTATGCCGATTCGATGGATGAATATCTGGAAACGATCGAGAAAAAGAATAACGCCCTTTTTTATAAACATGGGAATGGCCTCAAGGCCGTTCGCACGCAAAAAGTACGGTTACCCTATAAAGCAGGAAACGGAGTGCAGTACAAAGATTTTACGATGTATTTCACCCAGCATGGCCCCATTGCTGGCGAAAAAGAGGGTAAGTGGATTGCGATCGATATGATGAATACCCCCCTGAATGCGCTGGAACAGTCGTATCTACGCACGAAGGCAACCGGGTATGCAAGCTTCAAGGAAGTCATGAAACTCAATGGCAATGCGTCCAACAATACGATTTTTGCGGATCGCGACGGCACGATTGCCTACTGGCATGGCAATTTCATGCCAAAACGAGATCCCAAATTTGACTGGAGCCAGCCGGTAGACGGTAGTAATCCCGAAACCGACTGGAAGGGTTTGCATTCGGTCGATGACATTGTTCAGGTAAAGAACCCGGCCAGTGGCTGGATTCAGAACTGCAATGCCACTCCGTTTACTGTGTCGGGTACAAGTAGCCCCGAGAAAAACAAGTATCCGGCCTACATGGCTCCCGATGCCGAAAATTACCGGGGTGTCAATGCTGTTCGCGTTCTGAGCCGAAAATCGATGTTCACTCTGGATACCCTCATTGCCGCTGCCGACGACCCCCATCTGGCCGCTTTTGACGAACTGCTGCCTGCCTTGCTGAGCGCCTATCAAACTGTTTCCAGCGATGTGCAGAATCAATCGAAAGATCTGGCCGAAGCCGTTCAGATCCTGAAAGACTGGGACAAATCGTATGGTGTTAAGTCTGTCGGTCAGACGCTGGCCATTTATTGGGGCGAAAAAATACAGAAACTGGCTCGTAGTCGCGCGGCCACCGACCAGCGTTTCGATAATCTGGGCCTAACGGCGTTTACGATCAGCCAAACCTCCCCACAGGAAAAAGTAACAGCCTTAGCCGACGTACTGACTGAACTGACCCGCGATTTCGGGACCTGGAAAACGCCCTGGGGTGACATTAATCGCTACCAGCGGCTAACGGGAAAAATCCAGGAGACCTACGACGACCAGAAGGCTAGTATTCCGGTTGGTTTTACGTCATCAGCCTGGGGGTCGCTGGCGGCTTTTGCAGCCAGAACCTATCCCGGCACTAAAAAACGGTACGGCAGCGTGGGCAATAGTTTTGTAGCCGTTGTCGAATTTGGCAAACGCGTAAAAGCCCGTTCGGTGGTTACAGGTGGCCAAAGCAGCCGACCCGGCGAAACCCATTTCATGGATCAGGCTCCCCTATACTGTGAAGGGAAATTTAAGGATGTGTTGTTTTATCCGGAAGATGTGCAAAAGCATGTTGAGAAGACCTATCATCCGGGGGAAAAGTAAATGGTCAACTCGTTGGTTTCTTTACCAAATAGAACCCAAATTAATCATAAAAAGAAATGATTTACATTACTCAGTTAATCTACATCAAAGAAGGCCAGGAACGTGTATTTCATCAATTTGAAGACATCGCGATTCCAACAATCGCAAAATATAATGGACAACTTTTGCTACGGGTGAGACCTTCGGACAGCTCTTTCATTGCGTATCAAATTGATAAACCCTATGAGATCCACCTTGTAAAATTTGACTCCGAGCAAGATTTTGTAAACTTCATGCACGACGAAGAACGGAAGAAGTTCCTGCATCTTAAAGAACAATCAATAACATCATCCATATTAATTCAGGGGACAAAATTATAGTCCGAAAGTTTTGCCAGGGTTGTTTATCGGCTATAAATCACGCAGTTCGATAGTCAAATAAAGTCAACTCAAGTGGTAGCCACGAATCTTAAAAAGTTGTATGGCAAAAAGAATAATGGGAGTAATCGTAGGGTACGCCATTTTGTCGTCTCATCCCTTTTGCTTTTTAACCTATCTGGTCAAAAGCCACATGCACAGGCATCTACTGGATTTCAGATTATAACCGCTTTATATGGTATTGTCTTTTCTTTTTTAAGTGGCTTCGTCGTACAGATAATTGCAAAGCATAAAACGTTAGCGGTAAACTATGCACTTGGGTTAATTATTACAGGTTTCGCTACTTTTTCATTGGTCAAGGCAACAGGGAGTCACTGGACACAGTTGTTGGCTATTTTTATTTTTGCACCTGTTTCTGTTTTAGGCGGGTTATTTTG comes from Spirosoma aureum and encodes:
- a CDS encoding penicillin acylase family protein, translating into MNRFLSQTTHFFILLVVALSSFVVKGQPFSKAEITRWQQHAKQVTITRDTWGVPHIYGKTDADVVFGLLYTQCEDDFARVEENYITSTGRLAEVEGESALYHDLRARLFMDSTQAIAIYKKSPAWMKQLLDAFADGTNYYLYTHPNVTPKLLKRFQPWMPLMFSEGSIGGNISVVSTERLKAFYEQRKSTSWLNNFDHYERESVGSNGFAISPAKSATKNALLLINPHTSFYFRSEVHMVSQSGLNAYGAVTWGQFFIYQGFNENCGWMHTTSYADSMDEYLETIEKKNNALFYKHGNGLKAVRTQKVRLPYKAGNGVQYKDFTMYFTQHGPIAGEKEGKWIAIDMMNTPLNALEQSYLRTKATGYASFKEVMKLNGNASNNTIFADRDGTIAYWHGNFMPKRDPKFDWSQPVDGSNPETDWKGLHSVDDIVQVKNPASGWIQNCNATPFTVSGTSSPEKNKYPAYMAPDAENYRGVNAVRVLSRKSMFTLDTLIAAADDPHLAAFDELLPALLSAYQTVSSDVQNQSKDLAEAVQILKDWDKSYGVKSVGQTLAIYWGEKIQKLARSRAATDQRFDNLGLTAFTISQTSPQEKVTALADVLTELTRDFGTWKTPWGDINRYQRLTGKIQETYDDQKASIPVGFTSSAWGSLAAFAARTYPGTKKRYGSVGNSFVAVVEFGKRVKARSVVTGGQSSRPGETHFMDQAPLYCEGKFKDVLFYPEDVQKHVEKTYHPGEK